The following nucleotide sequence is from Actinomycetes bacterium.
GGACCCGCGTTGGCGGGGGGTGCCGCCGTGTCGTCTCCGCCGAGCGTCAGGAACGCGGCGACGCCCAGGACGAAGACGATGACGGCGGCGGCCGCGGCCGCAACGACCGTCCGGCGGCGGTCGGGCCGGCCATTCCCGATCCGGTCTTCGATGCCTGCCCGGGCATCCCTCAGGTCTGACTCGGCCACAACTACTCCTCGGGTGACTGCCTCGATGTCCCGCGCCAGGCGCTCCTCGGTGCTCATGCGGTCACCTCGATCCGCTGCTGCAGGGCCCGTAGCCCGCGATGGGTGTGGGACTTCACCGCTCCCTCGCTGATCGAGAGCAGACGGGCGGTCTCCGCGACTGAGAGCTCGAGGACGTAGCGGCAGGCGAGGACCTCGCGCTGGCGTCGGGCCAGGGTGCGCATGACCGTGACCAGCGAGTCGGCCTCGTGCCGACCGACCGCGGTGTCCTCCGGGCTCTCCTCGTGCGTGCGCACGACCATCAGCGGCTTCGGCGCTCGCTGGCTGACCTGTCGGCGTACGAACGACCGGCACCGGTTGAGCACGCAGGAGCGGAGGTACGCCTCCGCGGCGTCCGGGTCGCGCAGCTTGCGGTGGTGCCGGTGCAGCGCGACGAAGGCGTCCTGTACGGCGTCCTCCGCGGCCTCGCGGCTGCCCAGCATGACCACGGCGAGCCGGAGCATCGCGGTGTAGTGCCGCCGGAACAGCACGTCGACGAGGTCGACGCGTGCGGGCGTCTCGGCATCGCGCCAGCTGCCGGTGCGCTGCTCGGGCATGGAGAGCAACTCCTCCGGGACGAAGTCCGTCATGCCCCGAGAGTCGTCCGAATGGTGCTCAGGTTGTCATCGGGACGGCGTTGATGTGCGGCAGTTCGTACGTCGTCGCGGCCGATACCGGGACAACCATGGATCACTTGCCCCCGAGACACAGACGACCCGCGCCGTAGCCGGGACGGGTGCCCGTCCTGCTCGTAAGGGCCGTCAGCGTCGCCCTAGCGGTTGAGCACCACCGGCACCTGCTCACCGGGCTCCTCGTGCAGTGTCGTTCCGCTGTTGTACTGCCGGATCTCTCCGTCGGAGTACGTCGTCCCGCGCACCCGGTGGCCGATCGGCACCTTGCCGTCGCCTCAACGCGGCCAGCCGGCCGCCGGCTGCCGCCGCTGTTGGGGGTAGCCAGGTTCAGCCTGCGTGAAGGGCGCGCCAGCGGTCGCGGGGTCGAGGCGCGGCAGTGATTTGGTGCAGCAGCGTGGCATTGCCCGGCGCTGTGCTTCCCTCTGTGCTCGGTATCGGCACTTCTGCGCGGGTCAGTCGAGGAGTGCTCCGCCGTCGACGTCGAGGCAGCTACCCGTTGATGTAAGACGCCGCCGAGGAACAGAGCCAGACGATGGTCTGAGCTGTCTCCGACGGTTGACCCACGCGACCGAGCGGCACGTTCGCCTGCTCCGAGGGCCCAATCGGGAAGGGCACCCCCGGAGGTACATCCCAGGCGTAGCGCAACATGGCTGTGTCGATGAAGCCGGACCTGACCATGTTCACCCGAATGCCGTGTGGCTCCAGCACGCTGGCAGCCGCCCGCGTCAGCCCTTCGACTCCCGCCTTCGACGTCGAGTAGTCAACCGTGCCTGGGCGCACGGCGTTGATCGACGACACCGTGACCGACGCTCCAGGTCTCCCAACTTGACCACCGACTGCGCTGCGGCACGAGCCACGAGCCGCGAGCCGCGCAGGTTCACATCGATCACCCGATCGAAGTCCGCGACCGTTCCGGTGAGCATCGTCTCCTCCCGATGGACATGCCGGCACAGTTCGCCACCGCGTCCAAACCTCCGAACTGCCCAGCCACGACCACGCATGCGCCCTCGCGGGCGAACTCCACGGCCGTCGCCCGACCGATTTCTGTACCTCCGCCGACGACGACGGCGACCTTGCCTGTCAGTTCTGTCTCCAGGTCACCGCTCGCAGCAAGACCTCGCCAATCGACGGCTTCGGCCCGAGCGTAGTGGGCCAAGCATTCCATCG
It contains:
- a CDS encoding sigma-70 family RNA polymerase sigma factor, translated to MTDFVPEELLSMPEQRTGSWRDAETPARVDLVDVLFRRHYTAMLRLAVVMLGSREAAEDAVQDAFVALHRHHRKLRDPDAAEAYLRSCVLNRCRSFVRRQVSQRAPKPLMVVRTHEESPEDTAVGRHEADSLVTVMRTLARRQREVLACRYVLELSVAETARLLSISEGAVKSHTHRGLRALQQRIEVTA
- a CDS encoding SDR family oxidoreductase, giving the protein MPACPSGGDDAHRNGRGLRSGDRCEPARLAARGSCRSAVGGQVGRPGASVTVSSINAVRPGTVDYSTSKAGVEGLTRAAASVLEPHGIRVNMVRSGFIDTAMLRYAWDVPPGVPFPIGPSEQANVPLGRVGQPSETAQTIVWLCSSAASYING